The sequence GCGGCTGGATGGCGCTGGCGACCGCCGCGGCGGTCATCCTGCTGCGCCAGCTCCTCTGGGCCGGGCTCGCCGCCGGCCCGCCCGCCCCGGCACCGACTATCGCCGCCGCGCTGCGGGTAAGGCGATCACGGCCTACCGTGAGCGGCAGGACGCAAAGCGAACATAGCGGGAGGATAACCCCATGAGCAGGCATGACGAGCCCAACGAGTACGGCTTCGCCGGTGGCGCCACCGCTCCCGAGCCGCCGCCGGGTGGCCGGGTCGACGAGCAGGACCGCGCCGAGGCGGTCGCCGTGCCGGGCGACGACCTGACCGAGCCGTTCGCCGACGCGCTGGAGGAGACCGAGGGCGAGGACGGGGAGCGGGCCCGCGAGCGACGCTGATCGCGGCGTACATCCTGACGCCGCCGCGGCGGCGGGCCCCACCGGGCTCCGCCGCCGCGGCGTCCTGGTCAGCGGGGTGAGGGCAGCATCGCGGACCGCACGGGCAGGTCCTCGCAGTACGCCGCCATCCACTTGATCAGCTCGTCCGCGTCGGCGTACGGGTCGAGCCCGCGGACGTCCTCTGGGCGCAGCGAGGGCACCCGCACGTGCGAGATGAGCGGGTGCAGCGGCCGGCTGTCGACCTCGTCGACGCCGAACAGGTCCTCGTGCAGCTTCTCGCCGGGGCGCAGCCCGGTGAAGACGATCTCCGTCGGCCGGTCCGCCTCGGCGGCGAGCCGGCGCGCCACGTCGGCGATGCGCACCGGCTCGCCCATGTCGAGCACCAGCGCCTCCCCGCCGCGCCCGATGGTCGCCGCCTGGAGCACCAGGTGCACCGCCTCCTGCACGGTCATGAAGTAGCGGGTCACCTCGGGATGGGTCACCGTGATCGGCAACCCCGCCTCGACCTGCGCCTGGAACGCGGTCAGCACCGAGCCGCGGCTGCTGAGCACGTTGCCGAAGCGCACGCTGAGGAACGCCCCGCCGACCTGCTCGGCGTAGTGGGCGGTCAGCCGCTCGGTGATCCGCTTCGAGTAGCCGAGCACGCTGACCGGGTTGGCCGCCTTGTCGGTGGAGATGTTGACGAACTCGCTCACGTCCCGGCACGCCTCCAGCACGTTCAGGGTGCCGCGGACGTTGGTCTTGACCGCCTCCCCCGGGTGCCGTTGCAGCAGCGTCAGGTGCTTGAGGGCGGCGGCGTGGAAGACGATGTCCGGCTGCCGGTCGGCGACGATCCGCGCGATGCCGTCGGCGTCGCGGATGTCGGCGAGGATGAGCTCCGGCCCGTCCAGCAGCGCCCGGCCGTGCAGCGACATCTGCAGGGCGTGCAGGGCCGACTCGTCCCGGTCCAGCATCATCAGCTCGCCCGGCTCGCAGCGGGCGATCTGCCGGCACAGCTCCGAGCCGATCGAACCGCCCGCCCCGGTGACCAGCACCCGCCGGCCGGCCAGGCCGTTGCGCTCGATCATCAGCTCGGCCACCCGCTGCGCCCGGCCCAGCAGGTCGGTGAGTTGCAGGTCCCGTACGTCGGTGGCCCGCACCGGCCGGTCGAGCAGCTCCCGGACCGGGGGGAGCACCTTGAAGGCGGCGCCGGCCTGCAAGGTGCGCCGCCGTACGTCGCGCATCAGCTCCGCGTCCGAGCCGTCGATCGAGAAGATGACCGTGGTGGCCCCGGTGCGGTGTACCGCCTGCTCGATCTGTTCACGGCCGCCCAGCACCCGGAGTCCCTCCAGGCGCAGCCCCTGCCGCTCGGGGTCGTCGTCGAGCAGGCCGACCGGCAGGTAGCTGCCGCCCGGGTCGCCGACCAGCACCCGTACGAGGCGTTCGCTCGCGGCGTCGACGCCGTAGATCAGGGCCCGCTCCGCGCCCCGGACCGGGCGGTCGTCGCGGTCGCGCCGCCACCGGTAGCCGGCCCGCCCGCCGGCCATCACCAGCAGAGCCACCGCCCCGCCGGTCACCGGGACGCTGGCGGGCACCGGCCGTTCGGTGAGCGTCGCCAGGGCGGCCAGCATCACGGCGGCGGCGAGCAGGGTGGTCAGGGCCAGGTCACGCGCCTCGCCGATGCTGCCGATCGGGTGGCGGCCACGGGCGGTGGAGCGCACCTGCTCGATGGCGGCGTGGACGACCGCACACACGCCGGCGGCGGCCAGCGCGAGGGCGCACTGCCGGGGCGTGAGGCCGAATTCGTACCTGGCCCAGGCGGCGACCAGAAATCCGGCGCACCATGCGCCCGTGTCGAGCGTTAGCAGAGACAGGGTCTTCGCACGTCGGGTGACCCAGTCACGTCGCGGGATGTTCGTGCCGGCCGGGGAGGCTGCATCGTCCATTGGTGTCCTCTGCGTTTGTTGCCTGATTGCGAGGATTCAGGGCTCTGGGGATGTTCGATGGCATACATTCGTTTGGTCGCGTCACGGCTTGCTTGCGGCGAATAGATCCTGTCATGCCGTTTGGGAAGTATTGGGGGATTTCGTGCAGTTTCACCGGCTAGTTGTCCCGGCGGAACGGAGAGCGTGATGGACGTACGCACCTGCCTGCGCCTGATCCGCCGACACTGGTGGATCGTCCTGGTCACGCTGATGGTGGCGGTCGGCTCGGCCGCCCTCATCACCGTTCGCACGCCGCCCCGGTACGTGGCCTCCGTGACCTTCTTCGTGACCATGCCGAGCCAGGGCGTCACCGACGCCTACCAGGGCGGGCTCTTCCTCCAGCAACGGGTGAAGTCCTACGCGGACCTGCTGCGCAGCGACCGCCTCGCGCAGAGCGTGGTGGCCGAGACGCAGGTCGGCCTCACCGCCGACGACGTGCAGCGCCGCCTCAGCACCTCTACCGAGACCGGCACCGTGCTGCTGCGCGCCACCGTCACCGACACGGATCAGACCCGGGCGATGAAGGTGACCGAGACGCTCGCGGCGAAGTTCGTGGAGCTGGTGCAGAAGGTCGAGACGCCGGCCGAGGGGCGGGCCGCTCCCATCAAGATCGAGGTGGTCAGTGGTCCCCGGGTGAGTTCGAGCCCGGTCACGCCGCAGCCCACCCGCAACCTGATCGTCGGCGGCCTGGTCGGTCTGCTGCTCGGCGCCGCGCTGGCCGTGCTGCGCGGGCTGCTCGACGTCCGGATGCGCGACGCCGCCGGGCTGCAACGGGTCACCGGCAGCCCGCTGCTGGGCGAGATCCCGTTCGAGGCCGGCGCGAAGGCGGCGCCGCTGATCGTCGGCGACGCGGCGACCTCCGCGCGGGCCGAGGCGGTCCGCAAGCTGCGGACCAACCTGCGGTTCGTGGATGTGCACGAGCCCGCCCGGGTCATCGCGGTCACCAGCGCGCTGCAGGGCGAGGGCAAGACGACCCTCTCCTGCAACCTGGCCATCGCGCTGGCCGAGGCGGGCTGGCGGGTGCTCCTGGTCGACGCCGACCTGCGCCGGCCGAAGGTCGCCGACTACCTGGGCCTCGACGGCGGTGTCGGCCTGACCGACGTGCTGGTCGGCGACGTCCAGGTCGGTGACGTGGTGCAGCGCTGGGGTGACAAGTCCCTGCTGGTGCTCCCGAGCGGGTCGGCGCCGCCGAACCCGAGCGAGCTGCTCGGCTCCAAGGCGATGGCGGACCTGCTGCTCGCGCTGCGCGAGTCGGCGGACATCGTGATCATCGACACCGCGCCGCTGCTGGCCGTCACCGACGGCGTGGTCGTGGCGGTGCAGGCCGACGGTGCGCTGCTGGTCACCCAGCAGGGGCGTACCTCGCGGACCCAGGTCGCCGCAGCGGCGCGGTCGCTGCACTCGGTCTCGGTGCGCCTGCTCGGTTGCGTGCTGAACATGACCAAGGTGGCCAAGGCCGACGCCTACCAGTACGAGGCGTACCGGATCGCCACCACCGGCAAGACGAAGGTTCCCGCGGACCGGGCGCCGGCGGCCCGCCACGGCGAGTCGAACGGGTTCGACGGGGTCACCGATCGCACGCAGGAACTCACCCGGCTGCGCCGATGAGCGTCACCGCTGGTCGTACGGCCGGCCGACCGCCGTTGAAAGCACCGGGATCTTCCGCGCCGGGGGCGGCTGGTTGCCGCCGTCCCCGGGCGCGGGCGGCGGCCGGCAGCACGGCGCGCCACGGCGTGTCGACCCGCTCCGGCAGCGGGTCGGCCGCCCCGCCGAGTTCACCGCCGAGGGGGACCCGCTGATGAGGGTCGGCATCCTGTCGTACCACTTCCCGCCCGAGCCGGCCTTCATCCCGGGCAGCCTTGCCGAGGAACTGGCCGCCCGGGGGCACGAGGTGCGGGTGCTGACCGGCTTCCCGGACTATCCCGGCGGGCACGTCTATCCGGGCTGGCGGCAGCGCTGGCGGCACCTGACCCGCAGCGAGCGGCTGACCGTACGACGGGTGCCCCGCTACGCCGGCGGGGACGGCTCCACCGGCGCCCGGATGGCCAGTCACCTCTCCTTCGCGGGCAGCGTGGCGATGGTCGGGCGCCGCTACCTGGCCGACGTGGACGTGCTCTACGTCTTCCAGCTGCCCGCGACGACGTTCGCCACCGCCGCGCTGCTGCGGATGCTCGGCCGGGTGCCCACGGTGCTGCACGTGCAGGACCTCTGGCCGGAGGAGGAGGTGGCCGCCGACGGCGCGCAGCGGCAGCGCGGGCCGGGACGGCTCGCCACCACCATGCGCCGGGTGCTGCGCGAGGCGGACGCCCTGGCGGTCACCGCGCCGTCCATGCGGGACCTGGTGCTCGCCGACGGCGTCGACCCGGACCGGGTGCGGGTGGTGCTCAACTGGACCGACGAGCGGATCTTCCAGCCGGTCCGGCCCAGCCGCGCCGCGCAGGGAATCGTCCGACGCGACGGCCGGTGCGTGGTGATGCACGCCGGCACGATCGGGGTACGGCAGGGGCTGGAGACGGCGGTGCGCGCGGCGGCGGCGCTGGACGGCCGGATGGACCTGGTGCTGGTGGGCTCGGGCGCGGAGGAGCGGCGGGTGCGGGGGCTCGCCGCCGAACTGCGGGCGGAGAACGTCCGCTTCGTGGAGCGCCGTTCGCCGCTGGACATGCCCGAGCTGTACGCGGCCGCCGACTACCAGCTGGTCATGCTCCGCGACCTGCCCGAGCTGCGCGGCACGGTGCCCGGCAAGTTGCAGGCCGCGTTGGCCTGCGCCGCACCGGTGATCGCCTCGGCCGGCGGGGACACCGCGGAGCTGGTGGAGCGGGCCCGGGCCGGGTTGTCCTGCCCGCCCGAGGACTGGGCCACGCTGGCCGACCGGTTCTGGCTCGCCTCGACCATCCCGGCCGCCGCGCGCTCGGAGATGGGGCGGCGGGGGCGCGAGACGTACCTGCGGGAAATGTCGCTGCGGGCGGGTGTGGACCGGGTCGAGGACCTGCTCAACCAGGTGGCCCTGGCCCGCCGCGGCCGCTGAGCACTCGAACGAACCTCGCAGAACACTTTTTAGGGCGGCAAAGCGGCGAAAACCGCAGGTCTGCCTCGTTGTTCATGCTAGAAAACGATGAATCGTCATTAGTGTCCGTTTCTGAGTGGAGACCGGTGTGACCGAGAGCGGTGTGTCGCGTCGCGGCCGCAGGCGCCTGCGGCGACGGACCAGGGCACGCATCCGGCGGGCGCTGCTCGTCGGACTCGTGGTCGGGTCCCTGCTCCTGGCCGGCTCCGGATGGGTCGCCTTCCGAGGCTGGCAGGCGCGGGCCCACCTGCTCAACGCCGCCGGTCTCGCCCGGGAGTTGAGCGCCCAGATCGTCGGCGGGGACGCCGCGCGGGCCCAGCGCACCCTCGCCGCGCTCCAGGAGCAGGCCGGGGCGGCCCGGGACGCCACCGGCGACCCGGGCTGGTGGCTGGGGCAGCGCTCCCCGTACGCCGGTGACGACCTGGGAGCGGTACGCCAGATCGCGATCGCCATCGACGACCTCGCCCGGCGCGCGTTCCCCACGCTGGTGCGTACCGACCTCGCCACCCTGGTGCCGACGGAGGGGCGGCTGGACGTGGCGCGGCTGCGGGCCGTCTCGACCGAGTTGGCCGACGTGAACGCCGCGGTGCGGGAGACCCGTACCCGGCTCGACGCGGTGCCGACCACCGACCTGGTCGGACAGGTACGCACGGCGCTGACCGACCTGCGGGCGGAGATCGACCGGCTGGCCGGCCTGACCGGAGCGGCCGACCAGGGGGCGAAGGTGCTCCCGGCGCTG comes from Micromonospora purpureochromogenes and encodes:
- a CDS encoding glycosyltransferase family 4 protein; its protein translation is MRVGILSYHFPPEPAFIPGSLAEELAARGHEVRVLTGFPDYPGGHVYPGWRQRWRHLTRSERLTVRRVPRYAGGDGSTGARMASHLSFAGSVAMVGRRYLADVDVLYVFQLPATTFATAALLRMLGRVPTVLHVQDLWPEEEVAADGAQRQRGPGRLATTMRRVLREADALAVTAPSMRDLVLADGVDPDRVRVVLNWTDERIFQPVRPSRAAQGIVRRDGRCVVMHAGTIGVRQGLETAVRAAAALDGRMDLVLVGSGAEERRVRGLAAELRAENVRFVERRSPLDMPELYAAADYQLVMLRDLPELRGTVPGKLQAALACAAPVIASAGGDTAELVERARAGLSCPPEDWATLADRFWLASTIPAAARSEMGRRGRETYLREMSLRAGVDRVEDLLNQVALARRGR
- a CDS encoding polysaccharide biosynthesis protein — translated: MDDAASPAGTNIPRRDWVTRRAKTLSLLTLDTGAWCAGFLVAAWARYEFGLTPRQCALALAAAGVCAVVHAAIEQVRSTARGRHPIGSIGEARDLALTTLLAAAVMLAALATLTERPVPASVPVTGGAVALLVMAGGRAGYRWRRDRDDRPVRGAERALIYGVDAASERLVRVLVGDPGGSYLPVGLLDDDPERQGLRLEGLRVLGGREQIEQAVHRTGATTVIFSIDGSDAELMRDVRRRTLQAGAAFKVLPPVRELLDRPVRATDVRDLQLTDLLGRAQRVAELMIERNGLAGRRVLVTGAGGSIGSELCRQIARCEPGELMMLDRDESALHALQMSLHGRALLDGPELILADIRDADGIARIVADRQPDIVFHAAALKHLTLLQRHPGEAVKTNVRGTLNVLEACRDVSEFVNISTDKAANPVSVLGYSKRITERLTAHYAEQVGGAFLSVRFGNVLSSRGSVLTAFQAQVEAGLPITVTHPEVTRYFMTVQEAVHLVLQAATIGRGGEALVLDMGEPVRIADVARRLAAEADRPTEIVFTGLRPGEKLHEDLFGVDEVDSRPLHPLISHVRVPSLRPEDVRGLDPYADADELIKWMAAYCEDLPVRSAMLPSPR
- a CDS encoding polysaccharide biosynthesis tyrosine autokinase; this translates as MDVRTCLRLIRRHWWIVLVTLMVAVGSAALITVRTPPRYVASVTFFVTMPSQGVTDAYQGGLFLQQRVKSYADLLRSDRLAQSVVAETQVGLTADDVQRRLSTSTETGTVLLRATVTDTDQTRAMKVTETLAAKFVELVQKVETPAEGRAAPIKIEVVSGPRVSSSPVTPQPTRNLIVGGLVGLLLGAALAVLRGLLDVRMRDAAGLQRVTGSPLLGEIPFEAGAKAAPLIVGDAATSARAEAVRKLRTNLRFVDVHEPARVIAVTSALQGEGKTTLSCNLAIALAEAGWRVLLVDADLRRPKVADYLGLDGGVGLTDVLVGDVQVGDVVQRWGDKSLLVLPSGSAPPNPSELLGSKAMADLLLALRESADIVIIDTAPLLAVTDGVVVAVQADGALLVTQQGRTSRTQVAAAARSLHSVSVRLLGCVLNMTKVAKADAYQYEAYRIATTGKTKVPADRAPAARHGESNGFDGVTDRTQELTRLRR